From the genome of Denticeps clupeoides chromosome 4, fDenClu1.1, whole genome shotgun sequence, one region includes:
- the timm10 gene encoding mitochondrial import inner membrane translocase subunit Tim10: protein MDPMKAQQLAAELEVEMMADMYNRMTNACHRKCVPPHYKEAELSKGEAVCLDRCVAKYLDLHERLGRKLTELSVQDEETMRKAAAGTG, encoded by the exons ATGGATCCAATGAAGGCGCAGCAGCTGGCGGCGGAGCTGGAAGTGGAGATGATGGCGGACATGTACAACCG CATGACCAACGCATGCCACAGGAAGTGTGTCCCTCCGCACTACAAGGAGGCCGAGCTCTCCAAGGGCGAGGCCGTGTGTCTGGACCGCTGTGTGGCCAAGTACCTGGATCTGCACGAACGCCTGGGCCGCAAGCTGACCGAGCTGTCTGTCCAGGACGAGGAGACCATGAGGAAGGCTGCTGCTGGGACCGGCTAG